Below is a window of Brassica napus cultivar Da-Ae chromosome A5, Da-Ae, whole genome shotgun sequence DNA.
TTTCCGAGAACAAGCAAATCCTTACAGGACTTTTAGAAACAAGAGGAGAGACAAAAGCGCTTTTGACACTAACAAAGTTTATCAGCACTTAGTGTTGTAAGGTTGTGGAATGTCCAAAGTCACTCGTAGATTTTTAGTTAAGCTGGTCCCAACTCCCAACCCACTGTCAGTAAAGTTGGAATCCAACAGATAAGTTAGCTTCTGTTTTCTAACTTTTACGGAAAGAATCTCCTCTTCTCCACTTTTGTAATGGCCTTTTCTTCTCATACATAAGTTCCcaataatcattaaaccaaCACATTATTGAACAAAAAGGCAAAGAACCAGTAACCTGCTTGCCATTAGAAAACGGGTCAGAGAGTGTCCGTTGTTTCCTGGTGCCTGTAGACCTGGCCCGTCTAGACATGGATCCGTCGAATATCTGAGAAAGCTGAGCTTGATGAATCGCCATGGACAGAGCTCGTCGATGCAACATCTCTTCGTCGGCAAGCAGTTTTCTCTGTGAAAGATTCATTCTCTTGCTCTTGGACCCATCTTTGCTGTCCTTCATCATGGAGATAATCTTGCTATCCATCTTTTCCAACTTGAGACTGACCAGAAGCTGATTCCGAGTTTATGGGAATTCAATAAATTCTCGAGAAAACGGCATGCTGTTTCCGAGAAAGTCAAAGTTTTGCCCTAAGATGGGATCAAGCGATAAGCTTATTATTTCCAGAGAGGAGAGAGCCTGTGAGGAAAACAATCCGTCGTTAGTTAGGCTAGGGATAGGAGTTCGAGTACcagttcgggtcgggtatttcggtatagagatATAAAactcgttcggatatttttgtattttgggtCTGATCATGTATTTTTAATTcaggttcggttatttcggatcgggttcttatatttagattttgaaaatataacttttatttaaccgattttttttatttttaatagactgagtgattaatagatttggagataacaatgtaaaaataaataaacattaatttggtcatttttaaaaaacattggatgtaacttttgttaatacataaaacaaaaagCTTGACATGCATTCTAAGTGAGTATCAAATCATTTTATATGtacttatatgtatattatatgattttaaagtatgtgtaacatcaatataaatattttaaataaaataaaagatttaaattaaaaatataaggttatatatacttatgttcggttattttcgggtatccattcgggtttggatattacctgttcggattcagatatccaatctctcataaatcaatatccgttcgggtattttgctatttcggttcggatttcggtttggatttttcGGGTCAGGTTCGGGTACAACTTCGGATATCGAGTAAAGTGCCCAGGTCTTGCTGAGGTCAACTCCAATGGACagcaaaacaccaaatttgatgtgaattcatctccactaaaaaactaaaaatgacaCTATCGCCAAATATTGGGTAGAATAACACTATTAATCAcactaaatattaaatatttatattttattatgtttcatttaaGGATATAGTTCAACTGTTATTATTAATCAGTTCAAATTTgttattaaacataaatatattgtattttaaaattatttttacatgatttaaatatttcttattttattttcaaataagaaATCACAAAGTGATTATtatcattttctttatattgtaaaaaataaaatatcatagaacttttatattttattttattttcaaataaaaatcaccAAATTATTATCATTTACTTTATcttataatgtatttttattttataatgttgATTATAATCTTTATTCAAGTTATATTTTAATCAGaatgaaaaattaataatattacattattGCAATGTTAGATTTAATAGTAATTAATTAAAACTTTATGTAATACTATTAAATTCACCAAACAACAAAATAacattcttattttttatttattgtataataTAGTTAAACTTGTATTACtaacaaatacaaattttattaaaataaatatatgattttattatgtgcttttcataattaatagtttgtaatttttaatataatattatatataaaataaatacacaaaatgtataattttattaaaccaaaaatataaatgtaaataaatttgataaacatattaattaaaaaaatttaacaaacatgtgataaaaacatttttcaatttcaaataataaaaataaaaaatttattaaaactgaaaacataaaataatatataatattatcttTGGTGTAATATTTGGTGTCATGATTGGAGATGACAAAAAGATTTTGACACCATAACaccaaattttgtgtaattTTAACCCCATATTTAGTGTCATGGTTGGAGATGTCCTAATACACTTGTGTGACTTGTGTCTGAACTTTTGTACCAACGCAAGGCAAAAAAACAAGGACAGAGAGTGATTTGGACATAACCCCTGTTTGGaactacgctaggcgctagtcgggcggcaATCCCGGGCGTAGCAAGTTACCAAAAAATCGGGGAGTACTCGGAGATTACGCGGGGTCtagttttaaatacaatttaatatatgtataatatatttagcTAATTTTAAACAGGATGACACATGTTCTtagacataattatataattttttatatataattttaaacagcCTCTTTTTGATTTGTCGGTGTATTTGGTACGAAAAATTCCTAAatgaagtaattttttttaataatccagGTAATCCGGACACCCCGGAGAGAACCCGACTAGCGTCTAAGTACACCTCCGCTGAAGACATCCTGGAGAGCCACTTTTTTCACCCCGTTTTAATCGACGGTAGCCAGTGGGATTCGAACCATTATAAATGAAGTAagtatgtgtttgttttggggTTTGATAGCTAATTGTAATTATTTAGTAATGAATAATTACACAAAATCTGTCAATAATgagtaaaaaataatcaacGT
It encodes the following:
- the LOC125609539 gene encoding putative methylesterase 14, chloroplastic, with translation MDSKIISMMKDSKDGSKSKRMNLSQRKLLADEEMLHRRALSMAIHQAQLSQIFDGSMSRRARSTGTRKQRTLSDPFSNGKQVPDFSLEVPDFSLESLTVKKLYLT